A DNA window from Thiopseudomonas alkaliphila contains the following coding sequences:
- the fkpB gene encoding FKBP-type peptidyl-prolyl cis-trans isomerase — translation MSEQRIGHDSQVTLHFALKIDEGNVVDSTFDKDPATFNVGDGSLLPGFEQVLFGLKAGDKRSFTILPEQGFGQPNPQNVQVMPRSQFTDMELDYGVLVIFQDAAQGELPGVIKAFDEQQVTVDFNHPLAGKDITFDVEIIHVGSKTA, via the coding sequence ATGAGCGAGCAACGTATTGGTCACGACAGTCAGGTGACGTTGCATTTTGCGTTAAAAATTGATGAAGGTAATGTGGTTGACAGCACCTTTGATAAAGACCCAGCAACCTTTAACGTTGGTGATGGCAGCTTGTTACCCGGTTTTGAGCAAGTATTATTTGGCTTGAAAGCAGGGGATAAACGTAGTTTCACTATTTTGCCCGAGCAAGGATTTGGCCAGCCCAATCCCCAAAACGTACAAGTTATGCCCCGTAGCCAGTTTACTGATATGGAGCTAGATTACGGCGTGTTGGTTATTTTCCAGGATGCCGCCCAAGGCGAGTTGCCAGGGGTGATTAAAGCGTTTGATGAGCAGCAAGTGACAGTAGATTTTAATCATCCATTGGCCGGTAAAGACATTACTTTTGATGTTGAAATTATTCATGTAGGTTCTAAAACTGCGTAA
- the ispH gene encoding 4-hydroxy-3-methylbut-2-enyl diphosphate reductase, whose amino-acid sequence MQIKLANPRGFCAGVDRAIEIVNRALEVFEPPIYVRHEVVHNKFVVEDLRERGAVFVDELDQVPDDQIVIFSAHGVSKAVQDEAIRRGLKVFDATCPLVTKVHLEVVRYSRDGRECVLIGHEGHPEVEGTMGQYDASNGGRIYLVEDEADVAKLEVENPESLCFVTQTTLSMDDASRVINALREKFPSITGPRKDDICYATQNRQDAVKQLAAECDVVLVVGSPNSSNSNRLRELAERMGTPAYLVDGAEDLAQDWFADKQSVGVTAGASAPEVLVQGVIQQLQAWGANMAQELEGRPENVTFSMPKGLRIVAVD is encoded by the coding sequence ATGCAAATTAAATTAGCCAATCCACGGGGTTTTTGTGCAGGCGTGGATCGAGCCATTGAAATTGTTAATCGTGCGCTTGAAGTATTTGAGCCACCGATTTATGTACGTCACGAAGTGGTACATAACAAGTTTGTAGTCGAGGACTTACGTGAGCGTGGCGCCGTATTTGTAGATGAGCTGGATCAGGTGCCTGATGATCAAATCGTGATATTCAGTGCTCACGGTGTTTCAAAAGCGGTACAAGATGAAGCGATTCGCCGCGGTTTAAAAGTGTTTGACGCCACTTGCCCGCTAGTGACGAAGGTCCACTTAGAAGTGGTGCGCTATAGTCGTGATGGCCGTGAGTGTGTGCTTATAGGTCATGAGGGGCATCCTGAGGTCGAAGGAACTATGGGCCAGTATGATGCCAGTAATGGTGGCCGGATTTACTTAGTCGAAGATGAGGCCGATGTGGCCAAACTTGAGGTGGAGAATCCGGAGTCTTTGTGCTTTGTAACCCAAACCACCTTGTCAATGGATGACGCTAGTCGTGTGATTAATGCCTTACGTGAAAAGTTTCCAAGTATCACCGGGCCGCGTAAAGATGATATTTGTTATGCCACACAAAACCGTCAAGATGCAGTAAAGCAGTTGGCTGCTGAGTGTGACGTGGTGTTAGTAGTAGGTAGCCCCAATAGCTCAAACTCCAATCGTTTACGTGAGTTAGCCGAGCGTATGGGTACCCCAGCTTATTTAGTGGATGGTGCTGAAGACTTGGCCCAAGACTGGTTTGCAGATAAACAAAGTGTTGGTGTGACTGCTGGTGCCTCGGCCCCTGAAGTGTTAGTGCAAGGGGTGATTCAGCAATTACAGGCATGGGGCGCAAACATGGCGCAAGAGTTAGAAGGACGGCCTGAAAACGTTACCTTCTCGATGCCGAAAGGGTTACGTATCGTTGCTGTAGACTAG
- a CDS encoding beta-ketoacyl-ACP synthase III, with protein sequence MKKVVISGTGLYTPEQSISNDELVAAFNQWVNLYNQEHAEAIEKGELESARESSSEFIEKASGIKSRFVIDKKGILDPQRMKPYIPERSNDQPSIMCEMAVKAAQEALAAAGKTAADIDAVIVACSNMQRPYPAIAIEVQTALGINGFAYDMNVACSSATFGIQAAVNAIQTGQARAVLMVNPEICTGHLNFRDRDSHFIFGDACTAVVLEAADTATAEHQWQVLSTKLVTQFSNNIRNNAGYLNRCDESGIGAADKLFVQEGRKVFREVCPMVAQIIGEHLADNQLDAQQVQRFWLHQANLNMNHLIIRRLLGRDASESEAPVILDTYANTSSAGSIIAFHKYQADLPSNSLGVVSSFGAGYSVGSVILQKV encoded by the coding sequence GTGAAGAAAGTCGTTATTAGCGGAACTGGTTTATATACACCAGAACAGAGCATTTCCAATGATGAACTGGTAGCAGCGTTTAATCAGTGGGTTAATTTATATAATCAAGAGCATGCTGAAGCCATTGAAAAAGGTGAGCTAGAGTCGGCTCGTGAGTCAAGCTCGGAATTTATTGAAAAAGCTTCAGGAATTAAAAGCCGCTTTGTGATCGACAAAAAAGGTATTTTAGATCCGCAGCGGATGAAGCCTTATATTCCAGAGCGCAGTAATGATCAGCCAAGTATTATGTGCGAAATGGCAGTAAAAGCCGCGCAGGAGGCCTTGGCTGCAGCGGGAAAAACCGCGGCTGATATTGATGCAGTAATTGTGGCTTGCTCTAATATGCAGCGTCCTTACCCGGCAATTGCCATTGAAGTGCAAACCGCATTGGGTATTAATGGTTTTGCCTATGATATGAACGTAGCTTGTTCTTCGGCAACCTTCGGAATTCAGGCCGCAGTCAATGCTATTCAAACTGGGCAAGCCCGTGCCGTATTAATGGTAAACCCAGAAATCTGTACTGGGCACTTAAATTTCCGTGACCGTGATAGCCACTTTATTTTTGGTGATGCTTGCACCGCTGTCGTGTTAGAAGCAGCAGATACAGCCACTGCTGAGCATCAGTGGCAAGTGCTTTCAACTAAGCTGGTCACTCAGTTTTCAAATAATATTCGCAACAATGCAGGCTATTTAAATCGCTGCGATGAGTCAGGTATTGGCGCTGCTGATAAGTTGTTTGTGCAAGAGGGGCGTAAGGTGTTCCGTGAGGTTTGCCCAATGGTGGCGCAAATTATTGGCGAGCACTTAGCGGACAATCAGCTTGATGCACAGCAAGTCCAGCGTTTTTGGTTACACCAAGCTAATTTGAATATGAATCATCTAATTATTCGTCGCTTATTGGGACGTGATGCCAGCGAATCTGAAGCACCGGTGATTTTAGATACTTATGCCAACACCAGTTCAGCAGGTTCAATCATTGCATTCCATAAATACCAAGCGGATCTGCCAAGTAACAGCCTAGGTGTAGTGAGTTCCTTTGGTGCTGGTTATTCTGTGGGTAGTGTAATTTTGCAGAAAGTTTAA
- a CDS encoding DUF2798 domain-containing protein — MIPARFARLLFALLMSLYMVTGMTFVVTWANTGLSAGFAERWLNAALIAWPIAFVLVIIGAPRIQKLVGKLVKQP, encoded by the coding sequence ATGATACCTGCTCGTTTTGCCCGTTTACTCTTTGCCTTGCTGATGTCCTTGTATATGGTCACTGGAATGACCTTTGTGGTGACTTGGGCTAATACCGGCCTGTCTGCCGGCTTCGCTGAGCGCTGGTTAAATGCTGCCCTGATTGCTTGGCCAATTGCTTTTGTATTAGTGATCATCGGTGCACCACGAATTCAAAAACTAGTGGGCAAACTAGTCAAACAACCATAA
- a CDS encoding NGG1p interacting factor NIF3 codes for MYQLCVYVPESHLAAVKQALFAAGAGTLGEYSQCCWQTLGTGQFQPSSASQPFIGEPQQLTQVAEWKLELVVERALIKPVLEALVAAHPYEEPAYHVLPILTLADF; via the coding sequence ATGTATCAGTTATGTGTTTATGTACCTGAGTCGCACTTAGCAGCCGTTAAACAGGCGCTCTTTGCAGCAGGGGCGGGTACCTTAGGTGAGTACAGTCAGTGCTGCTGGCAAACCTTAGGTACTGGGCAGTTTCAGCCATCAAGTGCGAGCCAACCCTTTATTGGCGAGCCCCAGCAATTAACGCAAGTGGCAGAGTGGAAACTTGAGCTAGTCGTGGAGCGGGCTTTGATTAAGCCTGTGCTCGAAGCCTTAGTGGCCGCTCATCCTTATGAGGAGCCGGCTTATCATGTGTTGCCGATCTTAACCTTGGCTGACTTTTAA
- a CDS encoding OprO/OprP family phosphate-selective porin, with the protein MYSKPRLVALSSFSASLLSLFVAAQAVAGTVTTDGPDITIKTKGGFEAATSDKAFSFKLGGRLQADYDHFDGIYTKNGKTANEAYFRRAILELSGTVYQDWKYVMNIDFNESGSSKWDEASIAYTGFKPVNIKVGRFDPDFGLEKATSSKWISTIERSMLYDVADWVNDKRDGMGIQVSGTHDMFYGSAGINRPDGEEDKNGKNKNTYNLRAVVAPMAEAGNVLHFGVNYAKRNVDEFDGRIRSRMGVRGTTEDSKNGHRPTFSSAQDGQFDGDSAWGLEAAYAVGPFSVQGEYLRRAIDAKSGSAYKDRKVDAYNVQLAYTLTGEPRGYKLDGGKFDSIKPNDKDLGAWELVYRYDHAKVTDADMDQSGSFYDTKGKVHTLGVNWYANESIKVSANYLKAKTTKVTNGNDDTKGDGVSLRVQYAF; encoded by the coding sequence ATGTATAGCAAGCCACGTCTTGTTGCTTTAAGTAGTTTTTCAGCCAGTTTATTATCACTGTTTGTTGCCGCCCAAGCGGTAGCCGGTACGGTAACCACCGATGGCCCAGATATCACCATTAAAACCAAAGGTGGGTTTGAGGCAGCGACCAGTGATAAGGCTTTTTCTTTTAAGTTGGGCGGCCGTTTACAAGCCGACTATGACCACTTTGATGGTATTTATACTAAAAATGGTAAAACCGCCAACGAAGCTTATTTTCGCCGGGCAATTTTAGAGTTATCAGGTACGGTCTACCAGGATTGGAAATACGTGATGAACATCGACTTTAATGAGTCGGGTTCTAGTAAGTGGGACGAAGCCTCGATTGCCTATACCGGCTTTAAGCCAGTAAATATCAAGGTGGGTCGTTTTGACCCAGACTTTGGTTTAGAAAAAGCCACCAGCTCCAAATGGATTAGTACCATTGAGCGCTCCATGCTGTACGACGTAGCTGACTGGGTCAATGATAAGCGCGATGGTATGGGGATTCAGGTAAGTGGCACCCATGATATGTTCTACGGTTCGGCCGGAATTAATCGCCCCGATGGTGAGGAAGATAAAAACGGCAAAAACAAAAACACCTATAACCTGCGTGCAGTAGTAGCACCGATGGCCGAAGCAGGCAACGTACTGCACTTTGGGGTGAACTACGCTAAGCGTAATGTGGATGAGTTTGATGGTCGTATTCGCTCACGAATGGGTGTTCGTGGTACCACTGAAGACAGTAAGAATGGCCATCGTCCAACCTTCTCTAGCGCTCAAGATGGCCAGTTTGATGGTGATTCTGCCTGGGGCTTAGAAGCGGCTTATGCGGTGGGCCCATTCTCGGTGCAGGGTGAGTACTTACGTCGTGCGATTGATGCGAAAAGCGGCTCGGCCTATAAAGACCGTAAAGTGGACGCCTATAACGTGCAGCTTGCCTATACCTTAACTGGCGAACCCCGTGGCTATAAGTTAGATGGTGGTAAGTTCGATAGCATTAAGCCCAATGACAAAGACTTAGGTGCGTGGGAGTTAGTCTATCGCTATGATCACGCTAAGGTGACTGACGCTGATATGGATCAGTCTGGCAGCTTCTACGATACCAAAGGTAAGGTGCACACCTTAGGCGTGAACTGGTATGCCAACGAGTCGATTAAAGTGTCAGCTAACTACTTGAAAGCGAAAACCACGAAAGTAACTAACGGTAATGACGATACTAAAGGTGATGGTGTGAGCCTGCGCGTACAGTACGCGTTTTAA
- the queF gene encoding NADPH-dependent 7-cyano-7-deazaguanine reductase QueF (Catalyzes the NADPH-dependent reduction of 7-cyano-7-deazaguanine (preQ0) to 7-aminomethyl-7-deazaguanine (preQ1) in queuosine biosynthesis), translating to MQHPAELSPLGKHSAYVSHYDASLLYPIAREIKWAAMGLEAEQLPYVGEDIWNCYELSWLMPTGKPCVAMMSVRVPANSPNIIESKSFKLYLNSFNQSVFSSTEQLQQVLEQDLSATVGAPVQVTISSLSEAAAAGLQQLAGECIDRLDITVADYHAPAPELLRCQSEAQVEAALHSHLLKSNCPVTGQPDWGSVEVVYRGKELDQASFLAYLVSYRQCQDFHEQCAERIFIDLYRLLQPEYLRVTARYLRRGGIDINPVRCTHAEAFANPRLVRQ from the coding sequence ATGCAGCATCCTGCTGAGTTATCGCCGTTAGGCAAGCACAGTGCTTATGTGAGTCATTATGATGCAAGTTTACTGTATCCTATTGCTCGTGAAATTAAATGGGCGGCAATGGGGTTGGAGGCCGAGCAGTTGCCCTATGTGGGCGAAGATATTTGGAACTGCTATGAATTGTCTTGGTTAATGCCAACTGGTAAACCCTGTGTGGCGATGATGAGTGTACGGGTGCCGGCTAACTCACCCAATATTATTGAGTCTAAGTCATTTAAGCTGTATTTAAATTCATTCAATCAAAGCGTATTTTCCAGTACTGAACAGTTGCAGCAAGTGCTTGAGCAAGATTTATCTGCTACTGTAGGTGCTCCGGTTCAGGTTACGATCAGCTCATTAAGTGAAGCGGCAGCAGCCGGTCTGCAACAATTGGCGGGAGAATGCATTGATCGGTTAGATATCACCGTAGCTGACTATCATGCGCCAGCCCCTGAATTACTACGTTGCCAGTCAGAGGCACAGGTTGAGGCGGCTTTGCATAGCCACTTACTCAAATCCAATTGTCCTGTAACCGGTCAGCCGGATTGGGGCAGTGTAGAGGTAGTGTATCGTGGCAAAGAGTTAGATCAGGCCAGTTTTTTGGCGTATTTGGTCAGTTATCGCCAGTGTCAGGACTTTCATGAACAGTGCGCTGAGCGAATTTTTATTGATTTGTACCGATTATTACAGCCGGAGTATCTACGGGTAACCGCGCGTTATTTACGTCGTGGGGGGATTGATATTAATCCGGTGCGCTGTACCCATGCCGAAGCCTTTGCTAATCCACGCTTGGTGAGGCAGTAA
- the ung gene encoding uracil-DNA glycosylase, whose protein sequence is MRQRPVQLEDSWKAVLEGEFTQPYMVQISQFLRDEIAQGKQIYPPGPLMFNAFTLTPLPQVKVVILGQDPYHGEGQAHGLSFSVPEGIAIPPSLLNIYKELQRDLGLAIPNHGDLTAWAQQGVLLLNTSLSVERANAGSHAKLGWQQFTDKVIAAVSAQQQHVVFMLWGAHAKSKIGLIDRTKHLVLTSVHPSPLSAYRGFIGCGHFSRCNQFLQQSGLTPIDWQLS, encoded by the coding sequence ATGCGTCAACGCCCAGTACAATTAGAAGACAGCTGGAAGGCAGTGCTTGAGGGTGAGTTTACGCAGCCCTATATGGTGCAGATTTCGCAGTTTTTGCGCGATGAAATAGCTCAGGGTAAGCAAATTTATCCACCAGGGCCTTTAATGTTTAATGCCTTTACTTTAACGCCCTTGCCGCAAGTGAAGGTGGTTATTCTTGGGCAGGATCCTTATCACGGCGAAGGCCAAGCCCATGGTTTAAGCTTTTCGGTGCCTGAAGGCATCGCTATTCCGCCATCGTTATTGAATATCTATAAAGAGTTGCAGCGTGATTTAGGCTTGGCGATTCCGAATCATGGAGACCTCACCGCTTGGGCTCAACAGGGCGTATTGTTGCTTAATACCAGCTTGAGTGTTGAGCGGGCGAATGCTGGGTCCCACGCAAAGTTGGGTTGGCAGCAGTTTACCGATAAGGTAATTGCTGCAGTCAGTGCCCAGCAACAGCACGTGGTCTTTATGCTGTGGGGGGCTCATGCTAAAAGTAAGATCGGCTTAATTGATCGCACTAAGCATCTGGTGCTGACCTCAGTCCATCCTTCACCGCTATCGGCTTACCGTGGCTTTATCGGTTGTGGGCATTTTAGCCGCTGTAATCAATTTCTCCAGCAGTCAGGTTTAACACCAATCGATTGGCAGTTAAGTTAA
- a CDS encoding DUF4197 domain-containing protein: protein MMKKALLLSASLLFSWQAHALTLGDLTQNTAGAGINAVLEQGADMAIKQLSQPGGYNNNPEVRIEIPGNIGKAAKTLKNMGLGKQINTLEQGINQAAEASIPAVKQLLMQSINQLTIADSKQILSGANNSATLYLEKTSRSQLKQQLLPKIQQATNQTGALQQYNALAAQASSLGLVKQQDTSLEGYITDQALDGLFKVLGDKEAYLRENPAEAATSAASKLLDRFK, encoded by the coding sequence ATGATGAAGAAAGCTCTGCTTTTAAGCGCCAGTTTACTGTTTAGCTGGCAAGCCCATGCCCTGACCTTAGGCGACCTCACCCAAAATACCGCCGGAGCTGGAATTAATGCCGTACTAGAACAAGGTGCCGACATGGCCATTAAACAGCTAAGCCAACCCGGCGGCTATAACAATAACCCCGAGGTTCGCATTGAAATTCCGGGCAACATAGGAAAAGCGGCAAAAACCTTAAAAAACATGGGCTTAGGCAAGCAAATTAATACCCTAGAACAAGGAATTAACCAAGCCGCCGAAGCCTCTATTCCAGCCGTCAAACAATTATTGATGCAGTCCATTAATCAGTTAACTATAGCGGATTCTAAGCAAATCTTAAGTGGCGCCAATAACTCGGCCACTTTGTATTTAGAAAAAACCAGCCGCAGCCAGCTTAAGCAACAGCTATTGCCAAAAATTCAGCAAGCCACCAATCAAACCGGCGCGCTACAGCAATACAATGCCTTAGCAGCACAAGCTTCAAGCTTAGGCCTGGTTAAACAACAAGATACCTCGCTAGAGGGCTACATTACCGATCAAGCCCTAGATGGCTTATTTAAGGTATTGGGTGATAAAGAAGCTTATCTGCGTGAAAACCCAGCTGAAGCGGCCACTTCGGCTGCCAGCAAATTACTTGATCGCTTCAAGTAA
- a CDS encoding COG3650 family protein, with translation MKPVKLSLITWLSITLLSGCNLLTPSSRPATDHQSRVQGMLEQKSDGSWQLNSCWDQPPLTLSNADLQAISQGAPEEIIRSGSFFDSSGRIEQQQFIPSTLHRLQAEGHDCTDPKFKQLFFRAYGNEPGWMITLEKNGLLFEQFNQPAEAIPFIETTLPSGAISISSSDPQINFQLLLTPTQCIDSMSGTTSAWQAKVQFAQAQQLQGCAYPGLQRQ, from the coding sequence ATGAAGCCTGTTAAGCTCTCTCTCATTACTTGGTTATCCATTACCCTATTAAGCGGTTGTAATTTATTAACACCCTCCTCTCGCCCAGCAACTGATCATCAATCACGGGTACAGGGCATGCTAGAGCAAAAAAGTGATGGTAGCTGGCAACTCAACTCGTGTTGGGATCAGCCACCCCTAACGCTCAGTAATGCTGATTTACAAGCTATCAGCCAAGGTGCACCTGAGGAAATTATTCGCTCAGGCAGCTTTTTCGACAGCAGCGGCCGCATCGAACAACAGCAATTCATTCCTAGCACCTTGCACCGCCTACAAGCCGAAGGTCATGACTGTACTGACCCTAAGTTTAAACAGCTATTTTTCCGCGCTTACGGCAATGAGCCAGGCTGGATGATTACCCTAGAAAAAAATGGCTTACTGTTTGAGCAGTTTAATCAGCCGGCAGAAGCCATTCCTTTTATCGAAACCACCCTGCCCAGCGGCGCTATCAGTATTAGCAGCAGTGACCCACAAATTAATTTTCAATTACTCCTTACCCCTACGCAATGTATTGACTCCATGTCTGGCACTACCAGTGCTTGGCAAGCCAAGGTGCAATTTGCTCAGGCTCAACAACTGCAAGGCTGTGCTTATCCTGGACTGCAACGCCAGTAA